The Intestinibaculum porci DNA window ATCTAAGCGTTCAAACGCTTCGACAATTCTTGAATAAGGGGATGCTAAATTGAGACGAATCCCATAAGGATCTTTGAACATAACCCCATCCTGCCAGCCGACACCAACATCCCAGCCGGCTTTTTCTAATTCCTGAATCGTCATGTTATGTGCTTTTAAATAGTCTTCACAATGCATAAATAACATATAGGTCCCTTGTGGCACACCGACTTCAATACCTGGATAATTATCTTTAATATGATTGTAAGCATACATCACATTTTTGGTCAAAACATGACGTAATTCTTCCAGCCACTGATAACCTTCTTCTTTATAAGCACCAATAAGTCCATGCATCGATAAGACATTCATTTCATTATAATGACATAAGCTGGATTCCTTGAGCACTCTTTCTCTTAACCAATCATTATAAATGATATGGTAGGAGCCTACTAAACCTGCTAAGTTAAAGGTTTTAGATGGGGCATAGAAAGCCGCTGTATGTTCTCTGGCATAATTTGAAACCGACTGCAGAGGAATATGATGATAGCCGTCTAAGGTGAGATCTGACCAGATTTCATCAGAGATCACCCATACCTGATGCTTTTCAAAGATCGCCATCGCTTTTTCTAATTCTTCTCTTTCCCATACTCGACCGCAAGGATTAAAAGGAGAGCAGAAGATGGCGCAATGAATATGATTTTTCACAAT harbors:
- a CDS encoding MalY/PatB family protein yields the protein MKFDFETIMDRRGHDAIAIDAIGKGGGMAPEAPKEGFDPIPMWVADMNFPTVPTVQEEIIERTKHPAFGYFSPTKEYYESIICWQERHNGVKGLKPVHIGYENGVLGGVVSALNVLCSKGDHVLLHSPTYIGFTHTLENNGYDIVSSPLYLDEDNIWRMNYADMEEKIVKNHIHCAIFCSPFNPCGRVWEREELEKAMAIFEKHQVWVISDEIWSDLTLDGYHHIPLQSVSNYAREHTAAFYAPSKTFNLAGLVGSYHIIYNDWLRERVLKESSLCHYNEMNVLSMHGLIGAYKEEGYQWLEELRHVLTKNVMYAYNHIKDNYPGIEVGVPQGTYMLFMHCEDYLKAHNMTIQELEKAGWDVGVGWQDGVMFKDPYGIRLNLASPYSRIVEAFERLDRYVFNQAKQ